One window of Lacerta agilis isolate rLacAgi1 chromosome 14, rLacAgi1.pri, whole genome shotgun sequence genomic DNA carries:
- the LOC117058229 gene encoding testicular acid phosphatase homolog: MGLYNGRVCPPSLKQFFFQVAETMRLSVTLAPWILLLIQDILPLTLAQERTLRFVTLVYRHGDRSPLGTYPTDPHKAAPWPQGFQQLTEVGILQQKALGRFLRERYTGFLSASYKPQEIYIRSTDYDRTLMSAQANLMGLYPSSDPEISWRPVPIHTVPTKYDKLLKPPTRTCLRYQQLMRETINLPSYQAKMETWKGFMREMANHTGLKQEQLTLRGLWRVHDSLFCQKTHNLTLPSWATPQVLATLSEMEAFNVEAHVGMHASQEKARFTGGILLGAILSNFSKVVCRDLPLKMIMYSAHDSTLIALQGALGIYNGPPPPYAACHGFEFYQESNNSFSVSMFYRNESSHQPHTLALPDCPTPCPLPLFIHLTRAVVPLDWDAECQNPQEGTGNARSFPSPWAEVRRLSHSHLLNSFCRAHRNSIGCGSRPAEHGINRSRHHVLEEVMGIWAHGNHKSPSWKEWLEPRGANSDSIHRS, from the exons ATGGGTCTATATAACGGAAGagtttgccctccctccctcaaacagTTCTTTTTCCAGGTGGCAGAGACCATGAGGCTCTCTGTAACCCTGGCACCTTGGATTCTCCTCCTCATCCAGGATATTCTGCCTCTCACGCTGGCCCAAGAGAGGACGCTGCGCTTCGTCACGCTG GTGTATCGCCATGGTGACCGATCCCCTCTGGGCACCTACCCCACGGATCCCCACAAAGCAGCACCCTGGCCACAAGGCTTCCAGCAACTCACTGAG GTAGGTATTTTGCAACAGAAGGCACTGGGACGATTCCTCAGAGAGAGATATACTGGCTTCCTGAGTGCATCCTACAAACCACAGGAG ATCTATATCCGCAGCACAGATTACGACCGCACCTTAATGAGCGCCCAAGCCAACCTGATGGGGCTTTATCCAAGCTCAGATCCAGAGATCAGCTGGAGACCTGTCCCCATCCACACCGTGCCTACTAAGTATGATAAG CTGCTGAAGCCGCCAACCCGGACCTGCCTACGATACCAACAGCTGATGAGAGAGACAATTAATTTGCCAAGCTATCAGGCTAAAATGGAGACCTGGAAG GGCTTTATGAGAGAGATGGCAAACCATACAGGGCTTAAACAGGAACAGCTGACCCTGAGGGGCCTTTGGAGGGTCCACGACTCCCTCTTCTGCCAG aaaacacacaacctgaccTTGCCTAGCTGGGCCACCCCACAGGTCTTGGCCACCCTTTCTGAGATGGAAGCATTCAATGTCGAAGCCCATGTGGGAATGCATGCAAGCCAGGAGAAGGCGCGATTCACTGGAGGTA TATTACTGGGCGCTATCCTGAGCAACTTCTCCAAAGTAGTGTGCCGAGATCTGCCCCTAAAGATGATCATGTATTCTGCT CATGACAGCACCTTAATCGCTCTTCAAGGAGCCCTGGGCATTTACAATGGTCCCCCTCCACCCTATGCTGCCTGTCATGGGTTCGAGTTCTACCAGGAAAGCAATAA ctccttcagtGTATCCATGTTTTATCGGAATGAAAGCAGCCACCAGCCCCACACATTAGCCCTGCCCGACTGCCCCACACCTTGCCCACTGCCGCTCTTCATTCATCTTACGAGGGCAGTCGTCCCACTGGACTGGGATGCCGAATGCCAAAACCCTCAGGAAGGCACAGGTAACGCAAGGTCTTTTCCCTCCCCCTGGGCAGAGGTGCGCAGACTCTCCCACTCACACCTGCTCAATTCCTTCTGCAGGGCGCACCGTAACAGCATTGGCTGTGGCAGTAGGCCTGCTGAGCACGGCATTAATCGGAGCAGGCATCATGTATTGGAGGAGGTGATGGGAATATGGGCTCACGGCAACCACAAATCACCCTCATGGAAAGAGTGGCTGGAGCCAAGGGGTGCAAACTCAGACTCCATCCACAGAAGCTGA
- the LOC117058231 gene encoding integrin alpha-M-like isoform X4, translated as MDGSSSMRASEFMQLKVFIAFVMKSIPHNAQFALLQFSNRFEEHFDFRRFSRDRDADILIGGIKQLGGSSYTATGIRKVVKELFTTQKGARPTAKKFLVIVTDGEKTGDPLEYADVVEEANRAGITRIAVGVGLGFTSTAAQRELHAMASHPPTEHAIVVRHFSGLRDTQAELKDKICTSHGAAAPRPSVVPQPSNTCSDPQVLQKLERVLSGLDQVNTKLNALAAKQGKCA; from the exons ATGGATGGTTCATCCAGCATGCGGGCATCAGAATTCATGCAACTGAAGGTGTTCATTGCATTCGTAATGAAAAGCATTCCCCATAATGCGCAG TTTGCCCTCCTGCAGTTCTCTAACCGCTTTGAAGAGCATTTTGACTTCAGACGCTTCAGCAGAGACCGGGATGCCGACATCTTGATCGGTGGAATCAAACAGCTGGGAGGCTCCTCCTATACGGCTACCGGGATCAGAAAAGTGGT GAAAGAGCTATTCACCACACAAAAAGGAGCTCGCCCCACAGCCAAGAAGTTCCTTGTGATAGTGACAGACGGGGAGAAAACAGGGGACCCTCTGGAGTATGCAGACGTTGTTGAAGAGGCCAACAGAGCTGGAATCACGCGCATTGCAGTTGGG GTTGGCCTGGGATTCACAAGTACAGCCGCCCAGCGCGAGCTCCATGCCATGGCCTCCCACCCGCCCACAGAGCATGCCATTGTCGTGAGACACTTCTCAGGCCTCCGGGACACCCAGGCGGAGCTGAAAGATAAGATTTGCACCAGCCACG GTGCAGCTGCTCCACGGCCTTCGGTGGTGCCCCAGCCCTCCAACACCTGCTCAGATCCCCAGGTGCTGCAGAAACTGGAGCGAGTGCTGAGTGGCCTCGATCAGGTGAACACCAAACTGAATGCGCTGGCTGCCAAGCAGGGGAAATGTGCCTAG
- the LOC117058231 gene encoding integrin alpha-M-like isoform X2, protein MHYKRTILWSAGDGFDLTDALLDPETPQSNQQLGQCQNEARDIVFLMDGSSSMRASEFMQLKVFIAFVMKSIPHNAQFALLQFSNRFEEHFDFRRFSRDRDADILIGGIKQLGGSSYTATGIRKVVKELFTTQKGARPTAKKFLVIVTDGEKTGDPLEYADVVEEANRAGITRIAVGVGLGFTSTAAQRELHAMASHPPTEHAIVVRHFSGLRDTQAELKDKICTSHGAAAPRPSVVPQPSNTCSDPQVLQKLERVLSGLDQVNTKLNALAAKQGKCA, encoded by the exons ATGCATTACAAGAGAACCATCCTAT GGTCTGCTGGTGATGGTTTTGATCTCACAGATGCCTTGCTTGACCCAGAAACCCCCCAGAGCAACCAGCAATTAGGAC AGTGTCAGAATGAGGCCCGGGACATTGTCTTCCTGATGGATGGTTCATCCAGCATGCGGGCATCAGAATTCATGCAACTGAAGGTGTTCATTGCATTCGTAATGAAAAGCATTCCCCATAATGCGCAG TTTGCCCTCCTGCAGTTCTCTAACCGCTTTGAAGAGCATTTTGACTTCAGACGCTTCAGCAGAGACCGGGATGCCGACATCTTGATCGGTGGAATCAAACAGCTGGGAGGCTCCTCCTATACGGCTACCGGGATCAGAAAAGTGGT GAAAGAGCTATTCACCACACAAAAAGGAGCTCGCCCCACAGCCAAGAAGTTCCTTGTGATAGTGACAGACGGGGAGAAAACAGGGGACCCTCTGGAGTATGCAGACGTTGTTGAAGAGGCCAACAGAGCTGGAATCACGCGCATTGCAGTTGGG GTTGGCCTGGGATTCACAAGTACAGCCGCCCAGCGCGAGCTCCATGCCATGGCCTCCCACCCGCCCACAGAGCATGCCATTGTCGTGAGACACTTCTCAGGCCTCCGGGACACCCAGGCGGAGCTGAAAGATAAGATTTGCACCAGCCACG GTGCAGCTGCTCCACGGCCTTCGGTGGTGCCCCAGCCCTCCAACACCTGCTCAGATCCCCAGGTGCTGCAGAAACTGGAGCGAGTGCTGAGTGGCCTCGATCAGGTGAACACCAAACTGAATGCGCTGGCTGCCAAGCAGGGGAAATGTGCCTAG
- the LOC117058231 gene encoding integrin alpha-M-like isoform X3, translated as MRRRIQGSAGDGFDLTDALLDPETPQSNQQLGQCQNEARDIVFLMDGSSSMRASEFMQLKVFIAFVMKSIPHNAQFALLQFSNRFEEHFDFRRFSRDRDADILIGGIKQLGGSSYTATGIRKVVKELFTTQKGARPTAKKFLVIVTDGEKTGDPLEYADVVEEANRAGITRIAVGVGLGFTSTAAQRELHAMASHPPTEHAIVVRHFSGLRDTQAELKDKICTSHGAAAPRPSVVPQPSNTCSDPQVLQKLERVLSGLDQVNTKLNALAAKQGKCA; from the exons ATGAGGAGGAGAATCCAAG GGTCTGCTGGTGATGGTTTTGATCTCACAGATGCCTTGCTTGACCCAGAAACCCCCCAGAGCAACCAGCAATTAGGAC AGTGTCAGAATGAGGCCCGGGACATTGTCTTCCTGATGGATGGTTCATCCAGCATGCGGGCATCAGAATTCATGCAACTGAAGGTGTTCATTGCATTCGTAATGAAAAGCATTCCCCATAATGCGCAG TTTGCCCTCCTGCAGTTCTCTAACCGCTTTGAAGAGCATTTTGACTTCAGACGCTTCAGCAGAGACCGGGATGCCGACATCTTGATCGGTGGAATCAAACAGCTGGGAGGCTCCTCCTATACGGCTACCGGGATCAGAAAAGTGGT GAAAGAGCTATTCACCACACAAAAAGGAGCTCGCCCCACAGCCAAGAAGTTCCTTGTGATAGTGACAGACGGGGAGAAAACAGGGGACCCTCTGGAGTATGCAGACGTTGTTGAAGAGGCCAACAGAGCTGGAATCACGCGCATTGCAGTTGGG GTTGGCCTGGGATTCACAAGTACAGCCGCCCAGCGCGAGCTCCATGCCATGGCCTCCCACCCGCCCACAGAGCATGCCATTGTCGTGAGACACTTCTCAGGCCTCCGGGACACCCAGGCGGAGCTGAAAGATAAGATTTGCACCAGCCACG GTGCAGCTGCTCCACGGCCTTCGGTGGTGCCCCAGCCCTCCAACACCTGCTCAGATCCCCAGGTGCTGCAGAAACTGGAGCGAGTGCTGAGTGGCCTCGATCAGGTGAACACCAAACTGAATGCGCTGGCTGCCAAGCAGGGGAAATGTGCCTAG
- the LOC117058231 gene encoding integrin alpha-M-like isoform X1 produces the protein MGALGISTIIITLLFLGAEGSAGDGFDLTDALLDPETPQSNQQLGQCQNEARDIVFLMDGSSSMRASEFMQLKVFIAFVMKSIPHNAQFALLQFSNRFEEHFDFRRFSRDRDADILIGGIKQLGGSSYTATGIRKVVKELFTTQKGARPTAKKFLVIVTDGEKTGDPLEYADVVEEANRAGITRIAVGVGLGFTSTAAQRELHAMASHPPTEHAIVVRHFSGLRDTQAELKDKICTSHGAAAPRPSVVPQPSNTCSDPQVLQKLERVLSGLDQVNTKLNALAAKQGKCA, from the exons ATGGGAGCTTTGGGGATctccaccatcatcatcaccctcCTTTTCCTGGGAGCAGAAG GGTCTGCTGGTGATGGTTTTGATCTCACAGATGCCTTGCTTGACCCAGAAACCCCCCAGAGCAACCAGCAATTAGGAC AGTGTCAGAATGAGGCCCGGGACATTGTCTTCCTGATGGATGGTTCATCCAGCATGCGGGCATCAGAATTCATGCAACTGAAGGTGTTCATTGCATTCGTAATGAAAAGCATTCCCCATAATGCGCAG TTTGCCCTCCTGCAGTTCTCTAACCGCTTTGAAGAGCATTTTGACTTCAGACGCTTCAGCAGAGACCGGGATGCCGACATCTTGATCGGTGGAATCAAACAGCTGGGAGGCTCCTCCTATACGGCTACCGGGATCAGAAAAGTGGT GAAAGAGCTATTCACCACACAAAAAGGAGCTCGCCCCACAGCCAAGAAGTTCCTTGTGATAGTGACAGACGGGGAGAAAACAGGGGACCCTCTGGAGTATGCAGACGTTGTTGAAGAGGCCAACAGAGCTGGAATCACGCGCATTGCAGTTGGG GTTGGCCTGGGATTCACAAGTACAGCCGCCCAGCGCGAGCTCCATGCCATGGCCTCCCACCCGCCCACAGAGCATGCCATTGTCGTGAGACACTTCTCAGGCCTCCGGGACACCCAGGCGGAGCTGAAAGATAAGATTTGCACCAGCCACG GTGCAGCTGCTCCACGGCCTTCGGTGGTGCCCCAGCCCTCCAACACCTGCTCAGATCCCCAGGTGCTGCAGAAACTGGAGCGAGTGCTGAGTGGCCTCGATCAGGTGAACACCAAACTGAATGCGCTGGCTGCCAAGCAGGGGAAATGTGCCTAG